A stretch of Bacteroidota bacterium DNA encodes these proteins:
- a CDS encoding glycine-rich protein — MKLLKTIIFAFSMSVSATAVFSQGAAINTTGSPADPSAILDVSSIDKGALLPRMTEVQRNAIVNPADGLIIYNTDTKCINLFKNGLWHELCGNCIPPVAPVAGSNSPVCSGDTIKLTASTVPNTTYTWTGPNGFSSNLQNPKIPNSTVANAGQYSVSVAAGGCSSNIANVNVTVNQTPVSTFTFTPTIGGINSNVTFTPTVSGASYSWTFQNGTPATSTAQNPVVQWATSGTYNISLTVAQNGCTSVITSNSITITLCNITHGSQTFNYTGAVQTFTVPVCITSITVETWGAQGGNCSQSWFGTGGFGGYATGTLAVSPGQSLNIYVGGQGEGFPTGTGNGGNYRYDMGGWNGGGIGFTAGGGGGASDIRVNGTTLNDRVIVGGGGGGAPLVNNNNGDNGGDGGALIGQAGCNGQNDCSLETGGGGGTQTAGGAAGFSNAGLYATPGQFGIGGDADNCHSDMSYSGGGGGGWYGGGGGGGVICGSGYGAGGGGGSSYIGGVTNGSTTIGVQSGNGKVTITW, encoded by the coding sequence ATGAAATTATTAAAAACTATCATTTTTGCATTTTCAATGTCAGTATCAGCCACAGCTGTTTTTTCGCAGGGAGCGGCTATTAATACTACGGGCAGTCCTGCCGACCCATCGGCTATACTTGATGTAAGCAGCATTGATAAAGGCGCCTTATTGCCACGCATGACTGAAGTGCAGCGTAATGCCATTGTCAATCCGGCCGATGGTCTGATTATTTATAATACGGACACAAAATGCATTAATTTATTTAAAAACGGACTGTGGCACGAGCTGTGTGGAAACTGCATTCCTCCTGTAGCACCCGTTGCGGGAAGCAACAGTCCCGTGTGTTCAGGCGATACTATAAAACTCACGGCATCAACCGTTCCAAACACTACGTATACCTGGACAGGACCGAACGGATTTTCATCCAACCTGCAAAATCCAAAGATTCCTAATTCGACAGTTGCCAATGCCGGTCAGTACAGCGTAAGTGTTGCAGCAGGCGGGTGCTCAAGTAATATCGCTAACGTTAATGTTACGGTGAATCAAACGCCCGTTTCAACCTTTACATTTACCCCGACAATCGGAGGAATAAACAGCAATGTTACATTCACGCCAACCGTAAGCGGCGCATCCTATTCATGGACATTCCAGAACGGTACGCCGGCAACGAGTACTGCACAGAACCCGGTTGTTCAGTGGGCTACAAGCGGAACTTACAATATCAGCCTTACCGTTGCTCAGAACGGTTGTACATCAGTTATTACGTCTAACAGCATTACCATTACTTTGTGTAATATAACTCACGGTTCCCAAACCTTTAATTATACCGGCGCAGTGCAAACGTTCACAGTTCCTGTTTGTATCACTTCCATAACAGTTGAGACATGGGGAGCACAAGGAGGCAACTGCAGTCAGAGCTGGTTTGGAACAGGCGGTTTTGGTGGATATGCCACCGGAACACTCGCAGTTTCTCCCGGACAATCACTTAATATTTATGTTGGAGGACAAGGTGAAGGATTCCCAACGGGAACAGGAAATGGAGGTAACTACAGATATGACATGGGCGGCTGGAACGGCGGTGGTATAGGTTTCACTGCAGGTGGCGGTGGTGGCGCGTCAGACATCAGAGTGAACGGGACAACACTCAACGACAGAGTAATTGTTGGTGGCGGTGGCGGTGGTGCTCCGCTTGTTAATAATAATAACGGTGACAATGGCGGTGATGGCGGTGCGCTGATTGGTCAGGCAGGTTGCAACGGACAGAACGACTGCTCACTTGAAACAGGCGGTGGCGGAGGAACACAGACTGCGGGCGGTGCAGCCGGATTTTCAAATGCAGGTCTTTACGCCACACCGGGGCAGTTTGGTATTGGCGGTGACGCGGATAATTGCCATAGCGACATGAGTTATTCAGGTGGTGGCGGCGGCGGCTGGTATGGCGGCGGCGGCGGCGGCGGTGTTATCTGCGGGTCAGGTTACGGTGCCGGCGGCGGCGGCGGATCATCGTATATTGGTGGGGTTACTAACGGCTCAACAACTATCGGCGTGCAGAGCGGAAACGGTAAAGTGACCATCACCTGGTAA
- a CDS encoding PKD domain-containing protein — MKFQKTLLSFFFIIITLSGYSQGTAVNTTGAAPDPSAIFDANSSSKGVLISRMTDNERNAIVNPAEGLMIFNTSSKCINLFKNGGWFELCGNCIPPNAPVASSNSPVCSGDTLKLTATNISNATYSWSGPNGFTSTQQNPILINAAVVNSGAYSVTATVNNCSSPFATTTATVNQRPVSTFTASPAQGVINQNVTFSPTVIGAGYTWTFQNGTPATSTAQNPVVQWSATGSYNISLTVNQNGCSSNTSVTFIVTNCTHSSQTFSYTGGIQTFTIPSCIDTVTIEAYGAQGGNGSSKLGGKGAKMTGKFPVTGGQTLTIVVGQKGIDSPSTGSGGGGSGVHNNGTLMIIAGGGGGADLQTSGGLGATTANCGLNGIGGDAGAGGCGGANGGNNFSYPNGRGGKGWNAGSNGSTGDNGNVAGTFGLGGGGGSATNGVGNAGGGGGGYSGGGGGGTNNSAGGGGSYNIGLSQSNTADYNTGNGFVTITW; from the coding sequence ATGAAATTTCAAAAAACATTGCTATCCTTTTTTTTCATAATAATAACGTTATCCGGATATTCGCAAGGCACTGCCGTAAATACCACCGGTGCTGCGCCCGATCCATCGGCAATTTTTGATGCCAATAGCTCAAGCAAGGGCGTGTTGATTTCACGTATGACCGATAATGAGCGCAATGCGATTGTAAATCCTGCTGAAGGGCTGATGATATTTAACACTTCATCAAAATGCATTAATTTGTTTAAGAATGGCGGATGGTTTGAATTGTGTGGCAATTGTATTCCCCCGAATGCTCCGGTGGCTTCAAGTAATAGCCCCGTATGCTCCGGCGATACGCTGAAGCTCACAGCTACCAATATTTCAAATGCAACATACAGCTGGAGCGGACCAAATGGGTTTACATCGACACAACAAAATCCGATTCTGATTAACGCAGCAGTTGTCAATAGTGGTGCATACTCCGTAACTGCAACGGTAAACAATTGTTCAAGCCCTTTTGCCACAACAACAGCCACGGTAAATCAGCGGCCCGTTTCGACGTTTACCGCAAGCCCGGCACAAGGCGTTATCAACCAAAATGTAACTTTTAGCCCAACTGTAATCGGAGCAGGTTATACATGGACATTTCAGAATGGAACTCCTGCAACAAGTACGGCTCAGAACCCTGTTGTGCAATGGTCGGCTACTGGAAGTTATAACATCAGCCTTACGGTAAATCAGAATGGCTGTTCATCAAACACAAGCGTTACTTTTATAGTTACAAACTGCACTCACAGCAGTCAAACATTTTCCTATACCGGAGGTATCCAAACCTTCACCATTCCCAGCTGCATTGACACTGTAACGATAGAGGCTTATGGTGCTCAGGGCGGAAATGGAAGTTCAAAACTCGGCGGCAAAGGTGCGAAAATGACCGGCAAATTTCCCGTAACAGGCGGTCAGACACTTACTATTGTTGTTGGTCAGAAAGGTATTGACAGCCCGTCAACAGGTTCCGGAGGCGGCGGATCGGGTGTGCATAACAACGGAACCCTGATGATAATTGCCGGTGGTGGTGGCGGCGCCGACTTACAGACGTCCGGTGGACTTGGTGCAACTACAGCCAACTGTGGCTTAAATGGTATCGGTGGAGATGCCGGAGCAGGAGGATGCGGTGGCGCCAATGGCGGGAACAATTTTTCGTATCCGAATGGTAGAGGAGGCAAAGGATGGAATGCAGGAAGCAACGGTTCAACCGGTGATAACGGTAATGTTGCCGGCACTTTCGGTCTTGGAGGTGGCGGTGGTTCAGCAACCAATGGTGTTGGAAATGCCGGTGGCGGCGGTGGCGGCTATTCGGGTGGCGGCGGTGGCGGCACCAATAATTCGGCAGGCGGTGGCGGCTCTTATAATATCGGACTGAGCCAGTCAAACACGGCTGATTACAACACAGGCAACGGATTTGTGACCATAACATGGTAA
- a CDS encoding glycine-rich protein codes for MVQWAVSGTYNISLVVTQNGCTSTTTTNTISVTSCGIVHGTQTFNYTGAQQSFTVPACITSVTLEAWGGQGGDNNGSGYTGGRGGYAYGTLTVTPGQTLYVYVGGDGQDGSSTSNVFMAGGWNGGGTGVSTGGGGGGGSDVRVGGTALTDRVLVAGGGGGAYGGSYADNGGYGGGLSGQSRQITTGGTQSAGGTTGGSFGQGGSQSNTGYMCGGGGGGYYGGGTASVNGTGSGGSSYYAGTTAPNGTTADVNTGVGKVVITW; via the coding sequence GTGGTTCAGTGGGCTGTATCGGGCACTTACAATATTTCGCTGGTTGTAACACAAAACGGATGCACATCTACAACCACTACAAATACTATTTCTGTTACTTCATGCGGAATTGTGCATGGTACACAAACATTTAATTACACAGGCGCACAGCAATCATTTACCGTACCTGCGTGTATAACTTCTGTTACATTGGAAGCCTGGGGCGGACAAGGCGGAGATAATAACGGAAGCGGTTATACCGGTGGTCGCGGAGGCTATGCCTACGGAACGTTAACGGTAACTCCTGGTCAAACACTTTATGTGTATGTGGGCGGAGATGGTCAGGATGGATCTTCCACCAGTAATGTTTTTATGGCCGGTGGCTGGAACGGAGGAGGCACGGGTGTTTCGACAGGTGGTGGCGGTGGTGGCGGCAGCGATGTGCGTGTTGGAGGAACGGCCTTAACAGACAGAGTGCTTGTGGCAGGAGGCGGCGGCGGCGCTTACGGAGGCTCTTATGCAGATAACGGTGGTTACGGAGGTGGCTTATCGGGTCAGAGCAGGCAGATTACTACGGGCGGAACGCAATCTGCCGGAGGCACTACAGGTGGCTCATTTGGTCAGGGCGGTTCTCAAAGCAATACAGGATACATGTGCGGAGGTGGCGGTGGAGGATATTATGGCGGCGGCACTGCATCGGTGAACGGTACCGGTTCGGGCGGCTCATCGTATTATGCCGGAACAACAGCACCGAATGGCACAACGGCCGATGTAAATACAGGTGTCGGCAAAGTTGTTATTACCTGGTAG